In a genomic window of Candidatus Competibacteraceae bacterium:
- a CDS encoding AMP-binding protein, with translation MEKVWLNSYPPKVPADINPDQYRSLVEVFERSCCQFGRRHAFASMGYSMSYNELEQKSRALAVYLQQELGLEKGERVAIMLPNLLQYPVALFGVLRAGLVVVNIDPLSAPRELEHQLKDSGAKAIVILANLAQSLADLIAHTQIGATLVTEIGDLLPYWKAKVVNLFIERIKNRAPVAALSNAIAFKEALAVGNGRSLNAGKPSGEDLAFLQYTSGTTGLPKGAMLTHRNMVANMEQCVAFVGPLLREGEEIIITVHPLHRIFYLTLNCLCFVRHGGLNVLLSNPRDGALCAAEMRRWKFTVITGDDELFKSLMQNEKFRNLDFRSLKLAIGGGAAVQQAVAERWRALTGIPLLESYELTEASPLVCINPVDLGEFNGSVGLPLPSTDIQLRDPGSGEVAAGERGELCVRGPQVMLGYWEQPGATDQILRDGWLLTGDIATMDERGFVRIVDRKKDMITVSGFNVYPNEIEDVVSGCEGVLEVACVGIPDEKTGEAVKICVVRKPDGALSADTILARCRQQLAPYKIPRHIEFRDDLPKSSTGKVLRHELR, from the coding sequence GTGGAAAAGGTGTGGCTGAACAGTTATCCGCCCAAGGTGCCGGCGGACATTAATCCCGATCAATATCGTTCGCTGGTCGAAGTGTTCGAGCGCAGTTGCTGTCAGTTCGGTCGCCGCCATGCCTTCGCCAGCATGGGCTACAGCATGAGCTACAACGAGCTGGAGCAAAAAAGCCGGGCGCTAGCGGTCTATCTGCAACAGGAGCTGGGCTTGGAGAAAGGCGAGCGCGTGGCGATCATGCTGCCGAACCTGCTGCAATACCCGGTGGCGCTGTTTGGCGTGCTGCGCGCCGGTTTGGTGGTGGTCAACATCGATCCGCTCAGCGCGCCGCGCGAATTGGAACATCAATTGAAAGATTCCGGCGCCAAGGCCATCGTGATTCTTGCCAATTTGGCGCAGAGCTTGGCCGACCTAATCGCCCACACTCAAATTGGGGCGACTCTTGTGACCGAAATTGGCGATCTTTTGCCGTATTGGAAAGCGAAGGTTGTCAATCTATTCATCGAGCGCATCAAGAATAGAGCGCCGGTGGCTGCGTTGTCGAACGCCATCGCGTTCAAAGAAGCGCTCGCTGTAGGCAACGGTCGCTCGCTGAACGCCGGCAAACCAAGCGGTGAGGATTTGGCCTTTCTGCAATATACCAGCGGTACCACCGGCCTGCCCAAGGGGGCGATGCTGACCCATCGCAACATGGTGGCCAACATGGAACAGTGCGTCGCCTTCGTCGGCCCGCTGCTGCGCGAGGGCGAAGAAATCATCATCACCGTCCACCCGCTGCACCGTATCTTTTACCTCACGTTAAATTGCCTGTGCTTCGTCCGCCACGGCGGCCTGAACGTGCTGCTGAGCAATCCGCGCGATGGGGCGCTGTGCGCGGCTGAAATGCGGCGCTGGAAGTTCACTGTCATCACCGGCGATGATGAATTATTCAAATCACTGATGCAAAATGAAAAATTCAGGAATTTGGATTTCAGGTCGCTCAAGCTGGCCATCGGTGGAGGTGCGGCGGTCCAGCAGGCGGTGGCGGAGCGCTGGCGGGCTTTGACTGGAATCCCGCTGCTGGAAAGCTATGAATTGACTGAAGCCTCGCCGCTGGTTTGTATCAACCCTGTCGATCTTGGCGAATTCAATGGCAGCGTCGGGTTGCCGCTACCCTCCACCGATATTCAACTGCGCGATCCCGGCAGCGGCGAAGTCGCCGCGGGCGAACGGGGCGAATTGTGCGTGCGCGGACCCCAAGTGATGCTCGGTTACTGGGAGCAGCCCGGCGCAACCGATCAAATCCTGCGCGATGGTTGGTTGTTGACCGGCGATATCGCCACGATGGACGAGCGAGGTTTCGTCCGCATCGTGGATCGCAAAAAAGATATGATTACGGTGTCCGGTTTCAACGTCTATCCCAACGAAATCGAGGACGTGGTGAGCGGTTGCGAGGGCGTTCTAGAGGTGGCTTGCGTCGGGATACCGGATGAAAAAACCGGTGAGGCAGTCAAAATCTGCGTGGTGCGCAAGCCGGATGGCGCGTTGTCGGCGGATACTATTCTGGCGCGTTGCCGCCAGCAACTGGCTCCCTACAAGATACCCCGG
- a CDS encoding ABC transporter ATP-binding protein, producing the protein MTPFLELNQIDIAYPPLQVIQKVSLRMEETGIGCLLGPSGCGKTTLLRAIAGFEPLQRGAIHLEGRELSRTGWTLPPEQRRIGMMFQDLALFPHLTLADNIGFGLRDWQARERQGRVRDLLRLVGLEDCAKRYPHQISGGQQQRVALARALAPRPRLLLLDEPFSSLDVALREGLAREIRAILLREGIGGLLVSHDQFEAFAFADEIGVLHQGRLLQWDSAYNLYHRPADRFVAGFIGQGVLLAGRMGEGSRVCTELGDIDGVPLIDCAPGDPVDVLVRPDDVTHDDASPLTAEVVDRAFRGADFLYGLKLDSGARLLCLAPSHHDHAPGQRIGIRLDIDHLVMFRSG; encoded by the coding sequence ATGACGCCGTTCCTTGAATTGAACCAGATCGACATCGCTTATCCGCCCCTCCAGGTGATTCAAAAAGTGTCGCTGCGGATGGAGGAGACCGGCATCGGCTGTCTGCTCGGCCCGAGCGGCTGCGGCAAGACCACTCTGCTGCGCGCCATCGCCGGTTTCGAGCCGCTCCAGCGGGGTGCGATTCATTTGGAAGGGCGCGAATTGAGCCGGACCGGCTGGACCTTGCCGCCGGAACAGCGGCGGATCGGCATGATGTTTCAGGATTTGGCGCTGTTCCCGCATTTGACGCTCGCCGACAATATCGGCTTCGGCTTGCGCGATTGGCAAGCGCGAGAACGGCAGGGGCGAGTGCGTGATCTGTTGCGGCTGGTCGGTTTGGAAGACTGCGCCAAACGCTATCCGCATCAGATTTCGGGCGGCCAGCAGCAGCGGGTGGCGCTGGCCCGCGCGCTGGCTCCACGCCCGCGTTTGTTATTGTTGGACGAGCCGTTTTCCAGTCTGGATGTTGCGCTGCGCGAAGGCTTGGCCCGTGAGATTCGCGCCATTCTGTTGCGCGAGGGCATCGGTGGCCTGCTGGTCAGCCACGATCAGTTCGAAGCCTTCGCCTTCGCCGATGAGATCGGCGTGTTGCACCAAGGCCGGCTGTTACAGTGGGACAGCGCCTACAACCTGTACCATCGGCCCGCCGACCGCTTCGTCGCCGGCTTCATCGGCCAGGGCGTTTTGCTGGCCGGCCGGATGGGGGAGGGCAGCCGGGTCTGCACCGAACTGGGCGATATCGATGGCGTGCCGCTGATCGATTGCGCGCCGGGCGATCCGGTGGACGTGTTGGTGCGACCGGACGACGTGACCCACGATGACGCCAGCCCGCTGACAGCGGAGGTAGTGGATCGGGCGTTCCGGGGCGCGGATTTTCTGTACGGCCTCAAACTGGACAGCGGCGCTCGCTTGCTGTGTCTGGCGCCCAGCCATCACGATCATGCGCCGGGACAGCGGATCGGCATCCGCCTGGACATCGATCATCTGGTGATGTTTCGGAGCGGTTGA
- a CDS encoding iron ABC transporter permease: MPPAAPRRLRWLRAQWLGLDRWSVLVVGAAFWLALPVLTVLLTALRPAGPVWEHLTETVLADYVQNSVLLMLGVGVGTLLIGVPTAWLASLHEFPGRRWFEWLLLLPMAIPAYIIAYSYTDLLDYAGPLQTVLRDRFHWNHHDYWFPEIRSLSGAVVMLALVLYPYVYLLARAAFLDQSVAVMEVSRTLGAGPWRRFVVVSLPMARPALIAGVSLVQMEALADYGTVQYFGVSTFTTGIFRVWYGMSDAVAAAQLAGLLLLFVVALLAFERLSRRQARFHHASNRQSRPRRQVLAGQARWLATAACGLPLLFGFLIPAGHLTLSALRTAPRVMDARFMQLLANSLLLASGAAVLILLLALLLAYGQRLRPRPLVRAAVRGAGLGYAVPGTVIAIGVLLPLAAIDRGVDAWARQWLGISTGLLLSGTLAALLFAYCSRFLPVALHSVESGLSRIRPSMDAAARSLGTSPLGVLGQIHLPMLRGSLLAALLLVFVDVLKELPATLILRPFNFNTLAVRTYELASDERLADSAGFALAIVLAGIGPVILLSRAIGQSRPGYDAVP, from the coding sequence ATGCCTCCCGCCGCGCCGCGCCGGCTGCGGTGGTTGCGAGCGCAGTGGCTTGGCCTCGACCGCTGGTCTGTGTTGGTGGTCGGGGCCGCTTTTTGGTTGGCGTTGCCGGTGCTGACCGTATTGTTGACCGCGCTGCGGCCGGCCGGTCCGGTCTGGGAGCATTTGACCGAGACCGTGCTGGCGGATTACGTGCAAAATTCCGTGTTGCTGATGCTCGGGGTCGGCGTGGGAACCTTGTTGATCGGCGTGCCCACCGCGTGGTTGGCCAGCCTGCACGAATTTCCTGGCCGGCGCTGGTTCGAGTGGCTGCTGTTGCTGCCGATGGCGATTCCCGCCTACATCATCGCCTATTCCTACACCGATCTGTTGGATTACGCCGGTCCGCTGCAAACCGTCTTGCGCGACCGCTTCCACTGGAACCATCATGATTACTGGTTCCCCGAAATTCGTTCCTTGTCCGGCGCGGTCGTCATGCTGGCGTTGGTGCTGTACCCCTACGTTTATCTGCTGGCGCGGGCGGCTTTTCTCGATCAATCGGTTGCCGTTATGGAAGTCAGCCGCACGCTCGGCGCGGGACCGTGGCGGCGTTTTGTGGTCGTTTCGCTGCCGATGGCCCGGCCGGCGCTGATCGCCGGGGTGTCGCTGGTGCAGATGGAGGCTTTGGCCGATTACGGTACAGTGCAATATTTCGGGGTCAGCACCTTCACCACGGGTATTTTCCGGGTCTGGTACGGAATGAGCGATGCGGTGGCCGCCGCGCAACTGGCAGGTTTGTTGTTGCTGTTCGTGGTTGCCTTGCTGGCGTTCGAGCGGTTATCGCGGCGGCAAGCGCGTTTTCATCACGCGAGCAACCGACAGTCTCGACCGCGCCGCCAGGTGCTAGCGGGTCAGGCGCGTTGGCTGGCGACCGCAGCTTGCGGGCTTCCCTTGCTGTTCGGCTTCCTGATTCCGGCGGGACATTTGACGCTGTCGGCCCTGCGGACCGCGCCGCGCGTGATGGATGCCCGATTCATGCAATTGTTGGCGAACAGCTTGTTGCTGGCGTCGGGCGCGGCTGTGCTGATCTTGCTGCTGGCGCTGCTGCTGGCTTACGGCCAGCGGCTGCGGCCGCGTCCGCTGGTGCGCGCGGCGGTGCGCGGGGCCGGCTTGGGCTATGCGGTGCCGGGTACGGTGATCGCCATCGGGGTGCTGTTACCGCTGGCGGCGATTGATCGCGGCGTGGACGCCTGGGCGCGGCAATGGCTGGGGATTTCGACCGGCTTGCTGCTGAGCGGAACGCTGGCGGCGCTGCTGTTCGCCTACTGCAGCCGGTTCTTGCCGGTGGCGCTTCATAGCGTCGAGAGCGGTTTGAGCCGGATTCGGCCCAGCATGGACGCTGCCGCCCGCTCGCTGGGCACCTCACCGTTGGGCGTATTGGGCCAGATTCATTTGCCGATGTTGCGCGGCAGTCTGCTGGCCGCGCTGTTACTGGTGTTCGTGGACGTGCTCAAGGAGTTGCCGGCGACCTTGATCCTGCGACCTTTCAATTTCAACACATTGGCGGTGCGAACCTACGAGCTGGCCTCGGACGAACGGCTGGCGGATTCGGCCGGTTTCGCGCTGGCCATCGTGCTGGCCGGCATCGGACCGGTCATCCTGCTCAGCCGCGCCATCGGCCAGTCGAGACCCGGCTATGACGCCGTTCCTTGA
- a CDS encoding Fe(3+) ABC transporter substrate-binding protein has product MPVAFKRFGFLALLGLLSSLLAVPAQAAEEVNIYSARKEDLIKPLLDDFSKQAGIAVNLVTDKEETLLQRLQSEGANTPADLMLTTDAGRLAAAKKAGVLQAVKSETLAARIPAAYRDPDGYWYGLSVRARPIIYAKDRVKPADLSTYEGLADPKWKGKVCVRSSDSIYNQSLVAGMISHHGEAKTEAWAKGLVANFARPPKGGDRDQIKAVAAGECDVTLANTYYLGGMVNSSDESEKQAAAKVAVFWPDAKTTGVHVNVSGAGVTAHARNRANAIQLLEFMAAEAAQRWYAETNNEYPVNPAIAPSATLQSWGEFKADTLNVAKLGELNPTAVRLMDRAGWK; this is encoded by the coding sequence ATGCCTGTCGCATTCAAGCGTTTCGGTTTCTTAGCGCTGCTCGGCCTACTCTCTAGTTTGCTTGCGGTTCCCGCGCAGGCGGCCGAGGAAGTTAATATCTACTCAGCTCGCAAGGAAGACTTGATCAAGCCGTTGCTGGACGACTTCAGCAAGCAGGCCGGCATCGCCGTCAACCTGGTGACGGACAAGGAAGAAACCCTACTGCAACGGCTGCAAAGCGAAGGCGCCAACACGCCCGCCGACTTAATGCTGACCACCGACGCGGGCCGTCTGGCCGCCGCGAAGAAGGCCGGTGTGTTGCAAGCGGTCAAATCCGAAACGCTGGCCGCGCGCATCCCCGCCGCCTACCGCGATCCCGACGGGTACTGGTACGGGCTGTCGGTGCGCGCCCGGCCGATCATCTACGCCAAGGATCGCGTCAAGCCCGCCGATCTTTCCACCTACGAAGGCTTGGCCGATCCGAAGTGGAAAGGCAAGGTGTGCGTGCGCTCTTCCGACAGCATCTACAATCAATCGCTGGTCGCCGGGATGATCAGCCATCACGGCGAAGCCAAGACCGAGGCGTGGGCCAAGGGTTTGGTCGCCAACTTCGCCCGTCCGCCCAAGGGCGGCGACCGCGATCAAATCAAGGCGGTCGCGGCCGGCGAGTGCGACGTGACGTTGGCCAATACCTATTATCTGGGCGGCATGGTCAACTCCAGCGACGAGTCCGAAAAACAAGCCGCCGCCAAGGTTGCGGTGTTCTGGCCCGACGCCAAGACCACCGGCGTCCACGTCAACGTCAGCGGAGCGGGCGTCACCGCCCACGCCCGCAACCGCGCCAACGCCATCCAATTGCTGGAATTCATGGCCGCTGAGGCCGCGCAGCGTTGGTACGCCGAAACCAACAACGAATACCCCGTCAACCCGGCCATCGCGCCCAGCGCCACGCTCCAGTCGTGGGGCGAGTTCAAGGCCGACACCCTCAACGTCGCCAAGCTGGGCGAACTGAATCCCACCGCCGTGCGCTTGATGGATCGGGCAGGGTGGAAATGA
- a CDS encoding ABC transporter permease, whose product MLERLGVHITPLTRRRFAQFRANRRGWWSLWLFLLLFGLSLGAELIANDRPLLVKYQGSLYFPVLKEYAETDFGGIFPSAANYRDPFLADLIEKNGWMLWPPARFSHNTVNYNLPVPAPAPPSAENWLGTDDQGRDVLARLIYGLRISVLFGLLLTLTSSVIGVAAGAVQGYFGGRVDLLFQRFLEIWGGLPQLFILIIVSSVVTPGFWTLLLVLMLFSWTSLVGVVRAEFLRARNFDYVRAARALGMTDGRIMFKHVLPNAMVATLTFMPFILSGSIVALTALDFLGLGLPPGSASLGDLLRQGKDNLQAPWLGIAGFVVVALMLSLLVFVGEAVRDAFDPRKNLL is encoded by the coding sequence ATGCTGGAACGCTTGGGCGTCCATATCACTCCGCTGACCCGCCGCCGCTTCGCCCAGTTTCGCGCCAACCGGCGCGGCTGGTGGTCGCTGTGGCTGTTTTTGCTGCTGTTCGGGCTGAGCTTGGGGGCGGAGTTGATCGCCAACGACCGCCCCTTGTTGGTGAAGTATCAAGGATCGCTTTATTTTCCGGTGTTGAAAGAGTACGCCGAAACCGATTTCGGCGGCATTTTCCCCAGCGCCGCCAATTATCGCGATCCGTTTCTGGCCGATTTGATCGAGAAAAACGGCTGGATGCTGTGGCCGCCGGCGCGCTTTAGCCATAACACGGTCAATTACAATCTGCCGGTTCCCGCGCCCGCGCCGCCGTCCGCCGAAAACTGGCTCGGCACCGACGACCAGGGCCGCGACGTGCTGGCGCGCTTGATCTACGGCCTGCGCATTTCGGTGTTGTTCGGGTTGCTGCTGACCCTGACCTCCTCGGTGATCGGGGTGGCGGCGGGCGCGGTGCAGGGCTATTTCGGCGGGCGGGTCGATCTGCTGTTTCAACGCTTTCTGGAAATTTGGGGTGGATTGCCGCAACTGTTCATTTTGATCATCGTCTCCAGCGTGGTCACGCCGGGCTTCTGGACCCTGCTGTTGGTGCTGATGCTGTTTAGTTGGACCTCGTTGGTGGGCGTGGTGCGGGCTGAATTCCTGCGCGCCCGCAATTTCGATTACGTCCGCGCCGCCCGCGCCTTGGGCATGACCGACGGCCGGATCATGTTCAAGCACGTATTGCCTAACGCGATGGTGGCGACCTTGACCTTCATGCCGTTCATCCTATCCGGCTCCATCGTCGCCTTGACCGCGCTCGACTTTCTGGGTTTGGGCCTGCCGCCGGGCTCGGCCTCATTGGGCGATCTGCTGCGCCAGGGCAAGGACAACCTGCAAGCGCCGTGGCTGGGGATCGCCGGTTTTGTGGTGGTGGCGCTGATGTTGAGCTTGCTGGTGTTCGTCGGCGAGGCGGTGCGAGACGCCTTTGATCCCCGCAAAAATTTGCTATGA
- a CDS encoding microcin C ABC transporter permease YejB, producing the protein MYAYILRRLALIPLTLFGIIAINFAIVQVAPGGPVEQLLAQLKDTAVSATSRVGGGEGAEAGRGSTGRQGAGSNGAYRGAQGLDPAFVAELNRQFGFDQPAYVRFGRMVLDYLSFDLGRSYFRDREVADLVLDKLPVSISLGVWSTLLIYLISIPLGIVKAVRDGSRFDVLSSAAVIIGYAIPAFLFAILLVIVFAGGRYLDWFPLRGLVSDNWADLSWPARIVDYFWHLTLPVTAMVIGGFASLTMLTKNSFLDEINKQYVMTARAKGLNERQVLYGHVFRNAMLLVIAGFPATLVGMLFTGSLLIEVIFSLDGLGLLGFEAVIKRDYPVMFGTLYVFSLIGLLLNLISDLTYHWVDPRIDFATREG; encoded by the coding sequence ATGTACGCCTATATTCTCCGTCGTCTGGCGCTGATCCCGCTGACGTTGTTCGGCATTATCGCCATCAACTTTGCCATCGTGCAGGTCGCGCCCGGCGGACCGGTGGAGCAACTGCTGGCCCAACTCAAGGACACGGCTGTATCCGCTACATCGCGCGTCGGCGGTGGAGAGGGCGCGGAAGCCGGGCGAGGCAGCACTGGCCGGCAAGGCGCGGGTAGCAACGGGGCGTATCGCGGCGCGCAGGGTCTCGATCCCGCCTTCGTCGCCGAGCTCAACCGTCAGTTCGGTTTCGACCAACCCGCCTACGTGCGGTTCGGGCGGATGGTCCTAGATTATTTGAGCTTCGATCTCGGTCGCAGCTATTTTCGGGACCGCGAGGTAGCGGATCTGGTGCTGGATAAACTGCCGGTCTCAATCTCGCTCGGCGTTTGGAGCACTTTGCTGATTTATCTGATTTCCATTCCATTGGGGATCGTCAAGGCGGTGCGCGACGGCTCGCGCTTCGATGTGCTGAGCAGCGCGGCGGTCATCATCGGCTATGCGATCCCGGCCTTTCTGTTCGCCATCCTGCTGGTGATCGTGTTCGCCGGCGGACGCTATCTGGACTGGTTTCCGCTGCGCGGGCTCGTGTCGGACAACTGGGCGGATTTGAGCTGGCCGGCGCGGATCGTGGATTATTTCTGGCATCTGACCTTGCCGGTGACGGCGATGGTGATCGGCGGCTTCGCCTCGCTGACCATGCTCACCAAAAACTCCTTTTTGGATGAGATCAACAAGCAATACGTGATGACCGCCCGCGCCAAGGGCTTGAACGAGCGGCAGGTGCTGTACGGCCACGTGTTCCGCAACGCCATGTTGCTGGTGATCGCCGGCTTTCCGGCCACGCTGGTCGGGATGCTGTTCACCGGCTCGCTGCTGATCGAAGTCATTTTCTCGCTGGACGGCCTCGGCTTGTTGGGCTTCGAGGCGGTGATCAAGCGCGACTACCCGGTGATGTTCGGCACGCTGTACGTGTTCAGCCTGATCGGCTTGCTGCTCAATCTGATCAGCGATCTCACCTATCACTGGGTCGATCCGCGCATCGACTTCGCCACGCGGGAGGGTTGA
- a CDS encoding CZB domain-containing protein yields the protein MKHVTGLNIQSAREIGSVIEAHFAWKSRIQAVIEGSSSEILSVEVVSKDNQCILGKWIYGSGYQHYGDDTLFQGLRETHTHFHQCAGHVLALAQTGDKDQAQRSIQGEFSAASRVVIAKLTEMYQKALKS from the coding sequence GTGAAGCACGTCACAGGTCTTAACATCCAATCCGCTCGCGAGATTGGCTCTGTCATCGAGGCCCATTTTGCTTGGAAATCTCGGATTCAGGCCGTCATCGAAGGCAGTTCTTCCGAGATACTTTCCGTTGAAGTCGTCTCAAAAGACAACCAGTGCATTTTAGGAAAATGGATTTACGGTTCTGGATATCAACATTATGGTGACGACACATTGTTTCAGGGGTTGCGTGAAACCCATACTCACTTTCATCAGTGCGCCGGTCATGTATTAGCCCTAGCCCAGACTGGCGATAAAGATCAGGCGCAACGAAGTATTCAGGGTGAATTTAGCGCCGCTTCGCGGGTTGTTATCGCAAAATTGACCGAAATGTATCAGAAAGCTCTAAAAAGCTAA
- a CDS encoding NUDIX hydrolase: MSKLEIETICSKVVYQNRWMTVREDQIRRQDGGLGIYGVVEKSDFAVIAAVQDGLIHLVEQYRYPVGARCWELPQGTWDKAVSDPVELAKTELREETGLTAGRIEHVAKLHEAYGYSTQAFDLFFATQLTQGEARLEPEEQGLITRPFPIQTVATMLCDGRITDAVTAASFGLLRLKGLL, from the coding sequence ATGTCCAAACTTGAGATCGAAACCATTTGCTCGAAAGTGGTCTACCAAAACCGTTGGATGACCGTTCGCGAAGATCAAATTCGCCGCCAAGATGGCGGCCTGGGAATCTACGGCGTCGTTGAAAAATCCGACTTCGCCGTGATCGCCGCCGTTCAGGACGGCTTGATCCATCTGGTCGAACAATACCGTTACCCTGTCGGCGCTCGCTGCTGGGAGCTCCCGCAAGGCACTTGGGACAAGGCGGTCAGCGATCCAGTCGAGCTGGCGAAAACCGAACTGCGCGAGGAAACCGGCCTCACGGCGGGCCGCATCGAGCACGTCGCCAAGCTACATGAAGCCTATGGCTACTCCACGCAAGCCTTCGATCTGTTCTTCGCGACGCAACTCACACAAGGCGAAGCGCGGTTGGAACCGGAGGAACAAGGTTTGATTACGAGACCTTTTCCGATTCAAACAGTGGCGACTATGCTCTGCGACGGACGAATTACGGATGCGGTCACGGCGGCCAGCTTTGGTTTGCTCCGCCTGAAGGGACTGCTATAA
- a CDS encoding SIMPL domain-containing protein (The SIMPL domain is named for its presence in mouse protein SIMPL (signalling molecule that associates with mouse pelle-like kinase). Bacterial member BP26, from Brucella, was shown to assemble into a channel-like structure, while YggE from E. coli has been associated with resistance to oxidative stress.), with the protein MMKRWSTSMAGAMVLLCHSASSQPLNIQDLQPTITVSGEAVVNVKPDKIVIRLGIETWDANITNAKEKNNEILKKTIGMTKELGILDKDVQTDHLSIEPRWKDQYTNEGFIGFFVRNSIVVTVSDIAKVEDLVTKALQAGVNYIHGVDYETTELKKYREQARELALKAAAEKAEKMAAALGQSIGPPLRINENHAGSYGWYGSSWGGWGYGRGQAMSQNVAQNAPGGAGEASETIAPGTIAIRANVDVVFELHR; encoded by the coding sequence ATGATGAAAAGATGGTCTACCTCAATGGCTGGAGCGATGGTCTTGCTGTGTCATAGCGCTTCAAGTCAGCCACTCAACATTCAAGACCTTCAACCCACCATCACGGTCAGCGGCGAAGCCGTCGTCAATGTCAAACCGGACAAGATCGTGATCCGTCTCGGCATCGAAACCTGGGATGCCAATATCACCAACGCCAAGGAAAAGAATAATGAAATATTGAAAAAGACCATTGGAATGACCAAGGAATTGGGCATCTTGGATAAAGACGTGCAAACCGATCATCTATCCATCGAACCGCGTTGGAAAGATCAATATACCAACGAAGGATTCATCGGTTTCTTTGTCAGAAACTCTATCGTCGTGACGGTGAGCGACATCGCGAAAGTCGAAGACCTAGTGACCAAAGCTTTACAAGCCGGCGTCAATTACATCCACGGCGTGGATTATGAAACCACCGAGTTGAAGAAATACCGCGAGCAAGCGCGAGAATTGGCCCTCAAGGCGGCGGCGGAAAAGGCGGAAAAAATGGCGGCGGCCCTCGGCCAGTCCATCGGCCCGCCGCTTCGAATCAATGAAAATCACGCCGGATCATACGGCTGGTACGGATCGAGTTGGGGCGGATGGGGATACGGGCGAGGTCAAGCCATGAGTCAAAATGTCGCTCAGAACGCGCCGGGCGGCGCGGGGGAAGCGAGCGAAACCATCGCTCCCGGCACCATCGCCATCCGCGCCAATGTGGACGTCGTGTTTGAACTTCACCGATGA